The sequence TACGTTATATTTGTGCGCGACGGGCATACCGTTGCGCCAAAACCGCACACACCATCAGCTGTAGCTGATGAAACAGCATCAGCGGCAGCACCACCGCCCCCAACGCATGACCGGCAAACAGAATCTTGGCCATCGGAATGCCGCTGGCCAGACTCTTTTTCGAGCCACAAAAAACGATGGTGATTTCGTCTTCCTTGCTGAAGCCGAGCCAGCGGCTGCCGTAGGTCGCGATCAGCATGATCAGGCCCAGTAACAGCGCATCGATAAGCAGCAAACCGAGCAGCGAGTGGCTAGGCAATTGCTGCCACAAACCCTGGTTGACCGCTTCGCTGAAGGCGGTGTACACCACCAGCAGAATCGAGCCTTGATCGACAAATTTCAGCATCGGTTTGTGACTGTCGACCCAGCCGCCTATCCAGCGCCGGCAGACCTGGCCGGCGATAAACGGCAACAGCAATTGCAGCGCGATATTGCGGATCGCATCGAACGAAGCCAGCCCGCCGCTGTGCGCCACCACGACCAGCCCGACCAGCACCGGCGTGAGAAAAATTCCCAGCAGGTTGGAGGCCGATGCCGCCACCACCGCCGCCGGTAAATTGCCGCGCGCCACCGACGTGAAGGCGATCGACGATTGCACCGTCGACGGCAACACGCAGACGAACAGGATGCCCAGATACAGGTCCGGCGTCACCAGCGGTGACACCAGCGGTTTGAGTGCCAGCCCGAGCAACGGCAACAACACGAAAGTGCAGGCC comes from Actimicrobium sp. CCC2.4 and encodes:
- a CDS encoding bile acid:sodium symporter family protein, whose translation is MKRPRFLPDNFMLMMLATLVVATVLPGSGTTAGIFNGVTNAAICLLFFLHGAKLPRQAVVAGATHWRLHLVILACTFVLLPLLGLALKPLVSPLVTPDLYLGILFVCVLPSTVQSSIAFTSVARGNLPAAVVAASASNLLGIFLTPVLVGLVVVAHSGGLASFDAIRNIALQLLLPFIAGQVCRRWIGGWVDSHKPMLKFVDQGSILLVVYTAFSEAVNQGLWQQLPSHSLLGLLLIDALLLGLIMLIATYGSRWLGFSKEDEITIVFCGSKKSLASGIPMAKILFAGHALGAVVLPLMLFHQLQLMVCAVLAQRYARRAQI